One Oryza glaberrima chromosome 10, OglaRS2, whole genome shotgun sequence DNA segment encodes these proteins:
- the LOC127752926 gene encoding carnosic acid synthase-like encodes MLLYFHMDRDRSAVQVHSFSKVQRSSMAIFIGCICSLALLLLCSHVFQLLSDARRRLPPGPRPLPVIGNLLDVAGELPHRSLARVTERYGPLVTLRLGTMLAVVASSPATARDVLHRHGASITDRGTPDAWRTDGHDGNSIFAFPTRHHRWRALRRLGAEQLFSPRRVEEQRPLRRDAVRGLLRHVAELAAASGGGGAAVVDVGRAAFAAMASLLFGALFSAGIDAATSCRFRDAAREFALLTMTPNVSEFFPVVAMADLQGLRRRTARHITWMYQLIDGHVERRMRGRETAGGCGAAHGEKEKDLLDVMLDMSEKEEQNDDSSLTMNRGVIRAFMADLLMAGSETSSAVIEWAMAELLQNPQTMTKLQEELKKVIGSKTCIDEEDIDKLPYLQAVIKETHRLHPAIPLLMYKAAVPVEIQGYKIPKETTVIVNTWAIHQNSEVWIEPDKFIPERFLQKEISLSSGSTNMELIPFSAGRRFCLGYPVANRMLHVMLASLVHQFQWTLPEVVKKNGGVDMAEKFGITLSMATPLHAIAKNIV; translated from the exons ATGCTTTTATATTTCCATATGGATCGAGATCGATCGGCAGTACAGGTTCATTCATTCTCCAAAGTCCAGCGTTCATCAATGGCCATCTTCATCGGATGCATCTGTTCACTTGCACTCTTGCTGCTCTGCTCCCATGTCTTCCAGCTTCTCTCAgacgctcgccgccgtcttccacCGGGCCCGAGGCCGCTTCCGGTCATCGGCAACCTCCTCgacgtcgccggtgagctcccgCACCGCTCGTTGGCGCGCGTCACCGAGCGGTACGGCCCGCTGGTGACGCTCCGCCTGGGCACGAtgctcgccgtcgtggcctcctcgccggccacgGCGCGCGACGTCCTGCACAGGCACGGCGCCAGCATCACCGACCGGGGCACGCCGGACGCGTGGCGCACCGACGGGCACGACGGCAACTCCATCTTCGCGTTCCCGACGCGCCACCACCGGTGGCGCGCGCTGCGCCGGCTCGGCGCCGAGCAGCTGTTCTCGCCGCGGCGGGTCGAGGAGCAGCGCCCGCTGCGCCGCGACGCCGtgcgcggcctcctccgccacgtGGCGGAGCTGGCTGCGGCgtccggcggaggcggcgcggcggtggtcgaCGTCGGGAGGGCGGCGTTCGCGGCCATGGCGAGCCTACTGTTCGGGGCGCTGTTCTCGGCGGGCATCGACGCCGCGACGTCGTGCCGGTTCCGCGACGCGGCGCGGGAGTTCGCGCTGCTGACGATGACGCCCAACGTGTCGGAGTTCTTCccggtggtggccatggccgaTCTGCAGGGCCTGCGGCGAAGGACGGCGAGGCACATTACGTGGATGTACCAACTGATCGACGGCCATGTCGAACGGCGGATGCGTGGCCGGGAAACGGCCGGTGGCTGCGGCGCCGCGCAcggggagaaggagaaggaccTGCTTGATGTGATGCTGGACATGTCGGAGAAAGAGGAGCAGAATGACGACAGCAGCCTCACCATGAACCGGGGTGTGATAAGAGCATTTATGGCC GATTTACTAATGGCGGGCAGTGAAACAAGCTCAGCTGTAATAGAGTGGGCAATGGCCGAGCTACTGCAGAATCCTCAAACTATGACAAAATTACAAGAAGAGCTCAAAAAGGTCATTGGCTCAAAAACTTGCATAGATGAAGAAGACATCGACAAACTTCCCTATCTTCAAGCAGTCATCAAGGAAACACACAGGCTACATCCAGCCATACCCCTGCTAATGTACAAAGCAGCCGTCCCAGTTGAAATACAAGGGTATAAAATCCCCAAAGAAACCACTGTGATAGTAAATACATGGGCAattcatcagaattcagaggtTTGGATTGAACCAGACAAGTTTATACCAGAGAGATTCCTACAAAAGGAGATCAGTTTGTCATCAGGTAGTACCAACATGGAACTTATTCCATTCAGTGCCGGACGACGTTTCTGCCTCGGATATCCGGTAGCAAATAGAATGCTGCATGTTATGCTTGCCTCGCTAGTTCATCAGTTTCAGTGGACACTGCCTGAAGTAGTGAAGAAGAACGGTGGCGTAGACATGGCAGAAAAGTTTGGAATAACACTGTCTATGGCGACCCCTCTACATGCTATAGCAAAGAATATTGTGTAA
- the LOC127752653 gene encoding uncharacterized protein LOC127752653: protein MSLSRPLAAAAAATVPDELHLEIMVRLPALPQALARASAVCPEWRRVVRDAAFLRRHRELHGGVPATAGFFHNTVVVGGAPGGARFVCAGAGPLALFVPPSVSRQGVPCCHTHVNPGDAWTVLDCRGGRVLLGCCRFSCYFLVYNPITGKRCLVKAASHKRLHLHHSIRCNATLICDDDDADADGPFRVAAVYTTVTDGGRLFGAAFSSRTGRWTTAPQVFVDLPRGIDLRGEPSAVVGSTAYHSAYSYLVLAFDVEHWTMATFQRPPRCGNARLMKTRGDGVLGLVGALELTVRLWAREAGGWVLRSTVELSDMGLLRDLPSAPLPSSDARFPLLPPVKIIGIAEEGDAVFLWTMLGIFMFCPGFMELKKVCEETRDIEMVHPYASFYVPTRNSRSAHKAVKNLYLFAFN, encoded by the exons ATGTCGCTGAGCcgaccgctcgccgccgccgccgccgccaccgtgcccGACGAGCTCCATCTGGAGATCATGGTGCGCCTCCCTGCGCTTCCCCAGGCGctcgcccgcgcctccgccgtgtGCCCGGAGTGGCGCCGCGTCGTGCGCGACGcggccttcctccgccgccaccgcgagcTCCACGGCGGGGTGCCCGCCACGGCGGGGTTCTTCCACaacaccgtcgtcgtcggcggcgcgcccGGCGGCGCCCGCTTCgtctgcgccggcgccggcccccTCGCCCTGTTCGttccgccgtcggtaagccgccagGGTGTCCCCTGCTGCCACACCCACGTAAACCCCGGCGACGCATGGACGGTGCTCGactgccgcggcggccgcgtcctgCTCGGctgctgcagattctcctgctACTTCCTCGTCTACAACCCCATCACCGGCAAGCGCTGCCTCGTCAAGGCGGCATCCCATAAACGACTCCATCTCCATCACTCCATCCGATGCAACGCCACGCTGatctgcgacgacgacgacgccgacgccgacgggccGTTCCGCGTGGCCGCCGTGTACACCACCGTCACCGACGGCGGCCGCCTGTTCGGCGCGGCGTTCTCGTCGCGCACCGGCAGGTGGACCACGGCGCCGCAGGTGTTCGTCGACCTGCCGCGGGGCATCGACCTCCGCGGCGAGCCGTCCGCCGTGGTGGGGAGCACGGCGTACCACTCGGCGTACAGCTACCTCGTCCTCGCGTTCGACGTCGAGCACTGGACGATGGCCACGTTCCAGCGGCCGCCGCGCTGCGGCAACGCCCGGCTGATGAagacgcgcggcgacggcgtgctcgGCCTCGTCGGGGCGCTGGAGCTCACCGTCCGGCTGTGGGCGCGGGAGGCCGGAGGCTGGGTGCTGCGTAGCACCGTTGAGCTCTCCGACATGGGGCTTCTTCGTGATCTCCCATCGGCACCGTTGCCCAG CTCTGATGCTCGGTTCCCGCTGTTGCCACCGGTGAAGATCATCGGCATCGCAGAGGAGGGTGACGCAGTGTTCCTTTGGACGATGCTCGGGATCTTTATGTTCTGTCCAGGATTCATGGAGCTTAAGAAGGTCTGTGAAGAAACTCGAGATATTGAGATGGTGCACCCATACGCATCCTTCTATGTCCCAACTCGCAACTCCCGCag CGCGCACAAAGCAGTTAAGAATTTGTATTTGTTTGCATTCAACTGA